A window of the Brassica napus cultivar Da-Ae chromosome A2, Da-Ae, whole genome shotgun sequence genome harbors these coding sequences:
- the LOC106393324 gene encoding protein CROWDED NUCLEI 3-like, with protein MFTPQRNQFPATDRKGKAVAFADEITTPSPPMSRFGSLSAVDDWRRFKEVGLLDEASLERKDLEALIEKNLKLEKELFDYQHNMGLLLIEKKKWTSRNEELQQAFDEVNEILKRERTSSLIALSESEKREENLRRALISEKQFVAELERDFKYLQQEHTEVKSTSEAKLAEANALVMGIKEKALEVDKERAVAEEKLSVISRKSSELERKLKDVETREKVLQRERLSLATEREAHEAVFYKQREDLQEWEKKLTVEEDRLSEVKRSINHTEERSIESERAIKKKEKSLEEMQRKIDTAKSELKEREESVNKMLNDLSMKEKDFEAMKTKVDMKEKELHELEEKLVVREQMEIGKLLEDQKGVLDSRMQEFETELEQRRISLDEELEKKRGEIEKLQVEIGLKEEQLGKREAALEKMEERMKEKEKDLEARLEAVKEKEKALRTEEKKLHVENERLLEDKESLRKLKEEIEEIGAETTKQESRIREECESLRITKEERLEFIRQQSELKQQIDRVKQEGELLLKEREELKQDKGRFEKEWEALDEKKADIAREQKEVAEEKEKLRSLQISRVLDDVKMKKESLEGKVTINENISCTKKLALKEMEELESEKLALQRERDEISVEKKQLKKLHDELYKDVADVDALRISLKEQRDDLYRSKDRFAVLLKKVDLCSTCRIPFHKFINSERVPDLEDGNDRKSTSFIGKLASAMAPESSLPDDSLDTAAGNDHEPSASFSESKGAEVSLQSEIKSDKPRRGRGRGKSVRGRSQATSDSKPSDVKLPGKRQREQGSRITESEQADGDSDEGVDSVTTGGRKKKRQTAVPVSLAPAQSRYHLRRHRNVGTEEDKAQESTGAVEKQENVNGDIRTVPSPKDSLEENGKAETLVETVTHEEIVKVETETEFKDKSTGKRPVQEDPQLEAGGSGEGKDHGGEEDDGTFSIIQEENEEEDAETEHPGEASIGKKIWVFFTT; from the exons ATGTTCACCCCCCAGAGGAATCAGTTCCCGGCGACCGACCGGAAGGGAAAGGCCGTAGCTTTCGCCGACGAAATCACCACCCCTTCTCCGCCAATGAGCCGATTCGGATCCCTCTCCGCGGTGGATGATTGGAGGAGGTTCAAAGAGGTGGGCTTGCTCGACGAGGCCTCCTTAGAAAGGAAAGACCTTGAAGCTCTTATCGAGAAGAACCTCAAGCTCGAAAAGGAG CTGTTTGATTACCAACATAACATGGGGCTACTGCTTattgagaagaagaagtggaCTTCGAGAAATGAAGAGCTTCAGCAAGCGTTTGATGAAGTTAATGAGATTCTTAAACGTGAAAGGACGTCTAGTTTGATCGCTTTGAGCGAGTctgagaagagagaagagaatctTAGGAGAGCTTTGATCTCCGAGAAGCAGTTTGTAGCTGAG CTTGAGAGGGATTTTAAGTACTTGCAACAAGAACATACTGAGGTGAAGTCTACTTCTGAGGCGAAGTTAGCTGAAGCAAACGCTTTGGTTATGGGTATTAAGGAGAAAGCTTTAGAGGTGGATAAGGAGAGGGCAGTTGCTGAAGAGAAGCTCTCTGTGATTAGTAGAAAGAGTTCTGAGTTGGAGAGGAAGCTTAAAGATGTGGAGACTCGTGAAAAGGTGCTCCAAAGGGAGCGTCTTTCTCTTGCTACAGA ACGAGAAGCACATGAGGCAGTGTTCTACAAGCAGAGAGAAGACCTACAGGAATGGGAGAAGAAGCTAACGGTAGAAGAAGATAGGCTGTCCGAAGTTAAAAGAAGCATTAACCATACAGAGGAAAGAAGTATTGAAAGTGAAAGAGCTatcaagaagaaagagaagagccTCGAAGAGATGCAGCGAAAGATTGATACTGCTAAGTCAGAattaaaagagagagaagaatcTGTAAACAAGATGTTAAATGACCTTTCTATGAAGGAAAAA GACTTTGAGGCCATGAAGACTAAGGTTGATATGAAGGAGAAGGAGCTCCATGAGCTTGAGGAGAAGCTTGTCGTGAGGGAGCAG ATGGAGATAGGGAAGCTCCTTGAAGATCAGAAGGGTGTTCTAGATTCCAGAATGCAGGAGTTTGAAACGGAGCTCGAACAGAGGAGGATATCCCTTGATGAAGAACTTGAGAAAAAGAGAGGTGAAATCGAGAAGCTGCAAGTTGAGATCGGCCTCAAGGAAGAGCAGTTAGGGAAGAGAGAGGCAGCTTTAGAAAAAAtggaagagagaatgaaggagaaagagaaggatcTTGAAGCAAGGCTGGAAGCtgtgaaggaaaaagaaaaagctcTAAGAACCGAAGAGAAAAAGCTGCATGTGGAAAACGAGCGATTGCTAGAAGATAAGGAAAGTCTGCGTAAACTCAAAGAGGAGATTGAAGAGATCGGAGCCGAGACAACGAAGCAGGAGTCAAGGATTCGTGAAGAGTGCGAAAGTCTCAGGATTACAAAAGAAGAGAGACTCGAGTTTATAAGGCAGCAGTCTGAACTAAAGCAGCAGATAGATAGAGTTAAGCAAGAGGGTGAGCTGCTGTTGAAGGAACGCGAAGAATTGAAACAAGACAAGGGAAGATTCGAGAAAGAGTGGGAAGCCTTGGATGAGAAGAAGGCTGATATAGCTAGAGAGCAAAAGGAAGTTGCTGAAGAAAAGGAGAAGTTAAGAAGTTTGCAAATATCAAGGGTGTTGGATGATGTGAAAATGAAGAAAGAATCACTTGAAGGCAAAGTGacgattaatgaaaacatcagTTGCACAAAGAAGCTGGCTCTGAAAGAGATGGAAGAACTGGAATCCGAGAAGCTTGCTCTACAGAGGGAAAGAGACGAAATATCTGTGGAAAAGAAGCAGTTGAAGAAACTTCATGATGAGCTATATAAGGACGTGGCTGATGTAGATGCACTTAGAATCTCTTTGAAGGAGCAACGAGATGATCTGTATCGTTCAAAGGATCGCTTCGCAGTATTGCTGAAGAAAGTTGACCTCTGCAGTACCTGTAGAATACCATTCCACAAGTTTATAAACTCTGAACGAgtacctgatcttgaggatggCAATGATAGAAAGAGTACATCTTTTATTGGGAAACTCGCTTCGGCTATGGCTCCAGAATCTTCGCTACCTGATGATTCTCTGGATACAGCGGCAGGCAATGATCATGAACCATCTGCTAGTTTCTCAGAAAGTAAAGGTGCTGAAGTTTCGCTGCAATCAGAGATAAAGAGTGATAAACCTAGACGTGGTAGAGGTAGGGGTAAGTCTGTCAGAGGAAGATCGCAAGCAACTAGTGATTCAAAACCATCTGATGTGAAACTTCCAGGGAAGCGACAACGAGAACAGGGTTCTAGAATCACAGAAAGTGAACAAGCGGATGGTGATAGCGATGAAGGTGTAGACAGCGTCACAACTGGTGGACGTAAGAAGAAAAGACAGACGGCTGTTCCTGTCTCTCTGGCACCTGCTCAAAGCCGATATCATCTCAGGAGACATAGAAA TGTAGGAACAGAAGAGGATAAAGCACAAGAATCAACAGGTGCCGTGGAGAAACAAGAGAATGTCAATGGTGATATCAGAACAGTGCCAAGTCCCAAGGATAGTCTTGAGGAAAATGGAAAAGCTGAAACATTAGTGGAAACGGTAACACATGAGGAGATTGTCAAG GTTGAGACAGAGACTGAATTCAAGGATAAAAGTACTGGAAAGAGACCAGTCCAAGAGGATCCACAGTTAGAAGCAGGAGGCAGCGGTGAAGGAAAAGATCATGGTGGTGAAGAGGATGATGGGACTTTCAGCATCATCCAAGAggagaacgaagaagaagatgcagaAACAGAACACCCAGGGGAGGCTTCCATAGGAAAGAAGATTTGGGTATTTTTCACAACCTAA
- the LOC106420371 gene encoding CLAVATA3/ESR (CLE)-related protein 12-like → KEKKPSYAKISSIIFYFLSSSMALKFSQIIFIVIWLSLFFFLLLHHLYFFNVHRLYSLNVVEPSVSKHHDHRLYTISRLVRRKALSHTFDFTPFQHRKNNHHHPRSGEAHGGDEIDPRYGVEKRRVPSGPNPLHH, encoded by the coding sequence aaagaaaaaaagcctTCTTATGCCAAAATTTCCTCCATCATCTTCTACTTCCTCTCATCTTCCATGGCGTTGAAATTCTCTCAGATTATCTTTATTGTTATTtggctctctctcttcttcttcctcctcctccaccacttGTACTTCTTCAACGTCCACCGTCTCTACTCTCTAAATGTGGTGGAGCCGTCGGTTTCGAAGCACCACGATCACCGTCTCTACACCATTAGTAGATTAGTCCGCAGAAAAGCTCTCTCCCACACATTTGACTTCACACCTTTCCAGCACCGGAAAAACAACCACCATCATCCTCGTTCCGGGGAGGCACACGGCGGCGATGAGATCGATCCTCGTTACGGAGTGGAGAAACGCCGTGTTCCCTCCGGACCTAATCCGTTGCACCATTAA
- the LOC106420382 gene encoding transcription factor TCP12-like, with protein sequence MFPSIDTNGYDLFDPFNLHEATMLPSFTTHILSPSSHHHYPFPSSSDFLDESVLISQFLLQQQADVDSPRKLRRELEQEKKNEEWVDGTTSEKVSPRRTGKKRDRHSKICTAQGPRDRRMRLSLQIARKFFDLQDMLGFDKASKTIEWLISKSKASIKQVKESAAASGNHEHLQVSDNVNDETQKVSKGRTKRVDDSCKKKQSREKARERARERTMTKMKMRLSGLIDTSKTFADPNQVSRKTKIIGGAQERENLEQERSIIEKFLGLTSESSSSTIFGDSEESYTSLGSIRETVSTTGMVIPREHNTTSTASVDEERNPISTFSLYDYLCY encoded by the exons ATGTTTCCTTCAATAGACACCAATGGCTATGACCTCTTTGATCCCTTCAATCTCCATGAAGCAACCATGCTTCCTTCTTTCACTACTCATATCCTAAGCCCTAGTTCTCACCATCATTACCCTTTTCCTTCCTCTTCAGATTTTCTTGATGAATCTGTCTTGATAAGCCAATTCTTGTTACAACAGCAAGCTGATGTTGATTCTCCGAGAAAATTACGTAGGGAGCTTgagcaagaaaaaaagaatgagGAGTGGGTTGATGGAACCACCTCAGAAAAGGTTTCACCAAGAAGAACTGGAAAGAAAAGGGACAGGCATAGTAAGATCTGCACCGCTCAAGGTCCTAGAGACAGGAGGATGAGACTGTCTCTCCAGATTGCTCGCAAATTCTTTGATCTTCAAGACATGTTGGGTTTCGACAAGGCGAGCAAGACCATTGAATGGCTTATCTCCAAATCAAAGGCCTCCATCAAACAAGTGAAAGAAAGTGCAGCGGCATCAGGAAACCATGAACATCTTCAGGTTAGTGACAATGTAAATGACGAGACACAGAAAGTCTCAAAGGGAAGAACAAAGAGGGTGGACGACTCTTGTAAGAAGAAACAGTCgagagagaaagctagagaacGAGCAAGAGAGAGAACAATgacgaagatgaagatgagattATCAGGACTGATTGACACCTCGAAAACATTTGCAGATCCTAATCAAGTGTCAAGAAAGACTAAGATAATCGGTGGTGCACAAGAAAGAGAAAACCTAGAACAAGAAAGGAGTATTATAGAGAAGTTTCTTGGACTAACCAGTGAATCTAGCTCCTCTACCATCTTTGGAGACTCCGAGGAATCTTACACAAGTCTTGGCTCAATTAGAGAAACAGTTTCAACAACAG GAATGGTGATACCAAGGGAACATAACACAACTTCAACAGCATCAGTAGATGAGGAGAGAAACCCTATTTCAACTTTTTCTCTATACGATTATCTCTGCTACTGA